The Daucus carota subsp. sativus chromosome 2, DH1 v3.0, whole genome shotgun sequence genome includes a window with the following:
- the LOC108205656 gene encoding phosphatidylglycerophosphate phosphatase PTPMT2, protein MYIEELKEGAELEDEVVAGEGVLGGGIVVFDAKRVLVGAGARALFYPTLLYNVVRNKLQTEFRWWDRIDEFLLLGAVPFPSDVKRLKELGVCGVITLNESYETLVPTALYQAHDIDHLVLPTRDYLFAPSLKDISQAVDFIHENTLQGRTTYVHCKAGRGRSTTIVICYLVQHKQMTPDDAYNYVKSIRPRVLLAPAQLQAVHDYYNRKVKKLFSSSQIKTCNLNCMTDTTWIPRRYFTATDFFAFDEGSLVLVTNADLDGYDPNKETDGERRDIWADLSLVYRVRGAGKAVFTSLSCLWLRYNTDKRLASKQVSEERSCMISNRVEGFTVNIHVY, encoded by the exons ATGTATATTGAGGAATTGAAAGAAGGGGCTGAATTAGAGGATGAGGTGGTAGCTGGTGAGGGGGTTTTGGGTGGTGGGATTGTGGTGTTTGATGCAAAAAGGGTTCTTGTGGGAGCGGGTGCTCGGgctttattttatcctacactTTTGTATAATGTTGTTAGGAATAAGCTTCAGACTGAGTTTCGGTGGTGGGATCGGATTGACGAG TTTCTATTATTGGGTGCTGTGCCATTCCCATCTGATGTCAAAAGGCTGAAGGAGCTTGGTGTTTGTGGCGTGATAACCCTGAATGAGTCATATGAGACTTTGGTTCCAACAGCTTTGTATCAA GCCCATGATATTGACCATTTGGTGCTCCCAACCAGAGATTATCTTTTTGCGCCGTCATTGAAGGATATATCGCAAGCGGTGGACTTCATTCATG AGAACACATTGCAAGGAAGAACCACCTATGTACACTGTAAAGCCGGACGAGGACGGAGCACAACTATTGTAATCTGCTATTTG GTGCAACACAAACAGATGACACCTGATGATGCTTATAATTATGTGAAATCAATACGCCCCAGGGTACTACTAGCCCCTGCGCAGTTACAG GCTGTTCATGATTATTACAACCGTAAAGTGAAGAAATTGTTTAGTTCAAGCCAGATTAAGACTTGCAACTTGAACTGCATGACTGATACAACATGGATACCCCGGAGATACTTTACAGCAACAGATTTCTTTGCCTTTGACGAAGGGTCCCTAGTTTTGGTTACAAATGCAGATCTTGACGGTTATGACCCAAATAAAGAAACTGATGGTGAAAGGCGTGATATTTGGGCAGATCTGAGTTTAGTTTACAGGGTGCGAGGAGCTGGTAAAGCAGTTTTTACAAGTCTATCATGTTTGTGGCTTCGCTACAACACTGACAAAAGGTTGGCAAGTAAACAAGTGAGTGAAGAGCGCAGTTGTATGATAAGTAATCGAGTGGAAGGCTTTACCGTAAATATTCACGTCTACTAG